The following are encoded together in the Tribolium castaneum strain GA2 chromosome 3, icTriCast1.1, whole genome shotgun sequence genome:
- the LOC103313134 gene encoding uncharacterized protein LOC103313134, with the protein MNGETTDILFHIIYQEQECTLELFKYDTVGDLKNEIFRYFGLAPYKQVIECWYKIPENDSNTLLSCCIEKDVNVLVVYNIENVFQNTSTSQGNNERFEPTEVTVNETQAILSFVQYFSTRFSNRGITFHICCLEEALNQAFQKEQVVLLYLHNKSENFSNFFCEQLVKPDVQEALSNVFLLCWDIEKDEYTETLIKVLHSRHELKSFDRFITNKISVTIVIIPEENSLQVLSVLKEGMSPLSFLTTLQQAQKMLPSDNDHLNENQRSKFGSKEYQQMMLDMLGDRDYDSFDYYEHEFLKEKIAYAIYGPPETEEGYSADKHKKIDFLFDLIIKQSNLITKWKDRVIISFIYVCIEPLPKEKQKRAKKFENYDPDCDLTPFPLFILRKCKLSNNPCRVIIDDVGRVYHSWNDYLSENKLPKCEMIFPKDGRYKSDESGNVILEKQLSPQCRVTNAILKGTDIASAVGGIASGGVMIAAASLPVIAAAPLVVPAATITGAALGVYSLGRSVFGLYDRHKHRESLNFFESSEARGAYINIVAGALGFAGAGANMVVSKLAAQGFNIGRGATATVNTINIVNLGVGGAGIANSSYEVLKNWVSENEKPSLLTIVQLSSSILFFGHAVYNFKSVGTIVEEAQANTLKDFQESLRSNRHRKTFNKLLKETIRQNEGNVQKGQAEVISTIRNIKNKDDVFATLTRTNKAMHRNKVRFSAVNGEISLNGVPVDMTAFAKMEKNEVITFLTSLPNTPNPTTADIRNMSVTIRNSFYGINASQVGALAVGLVKLFGSSDLTIQEKIISAVSELVKFLLTQVGIMDELDRIFSTVDKYFRLINMVNRYFQSLINVVEEKYQMWLKTRDPDLEEPYFLRLSLDCAKRAAELFNLVSEAYFTGTKLNAFGLKKLQEYFVTWFTNQVYSYEERQHRRVQRRQHSQQPRTRKHCPDCGGYFYQLSLI; encoded by the exons CCTATAAACAGGTTATTGAATGTTGGTATAAAATTCCTGAAAATGATTCCAACACTCTGTTGAGTTGCTGCATTGAAAAAGACGTCAATGTTTTAGTGGTATACAACATcgaaaatgtttttcaaaacaCCAGTACCTCACAGG GAAATAATGAACGGTTTGAACCCACCGAAGTTACAGTAAACGAAACACAAGCAATCTTAAGTTTTGTTCAATATTTCTCAACCAGATTTTCTAACAGAGGTATAACTTTTCATATATGTTGTCTGGAAGAAGCTCTCAACCAAGCTTTTCAAAAG GAACAAGTAGTACTTTTATATTTGCACAATAAAAGcgaaaatttttcgaattttttttgcgaacaACTGGTCAAACCTGACGTTCAAGAGGCGTTAAGTAACGTCTTTTTATTATGCTGGGATATTGAAAAGGATGAGTACACTGAAACTCTAATTAAGGTTCTGCACAGCCGACATgagttgaaaagtttcgatcgttttattacaaataagATCTCTGTTACGATTGTAATAATCCCCGAAGAAAATTCGTTACAAGTATTAAGTGTTTTGAAGGAAGGCATGTCTCCGTTAAGTTTTTTGACGACATTGCAGCAAGCCCAAAAAATGCTCCCAAGCGATAACGATCACTTAAATGAGAACCAGAGATCTAAATTTGGTTCTAAGGAATATCAACAGATGATGCTAGACATGCTTGGGGATCGAGATTACGATAGTTTTGACTATTATGAGcacgaatttttaaaagaaaaaattgcgTATGCTATATATGGTCCTCCAGAAACAGAAGAGGGATACAGCGCggacaaacacaaaaaaatcgattttttgttcgacttaataataaaacaaagca ATTTAATTACGAAATGGAAAGACCGCGTTATCATATCCTTTATCTACGTTTGCATCGAACCACTcccaaaagaaaaacaaaagcgagctaaaaaattcgaaaattacgACCCTGACTGTGACTTGACTCCTTTTCCCCTTTTCATACTGAGAAAATGCAAACTCAGCAATAATCCTTGCCGGGTCATTATTGACGACGTTGGTCGTGTGTACCACTCTTGGAATGATTATCTAAGTGAAAATAAGCTCCCTAAGTGTGAAATGATTTTCCCAAAAGATGGACGGTATAAAAGCGATGAAAGTGGAAACGTGATTCTAGAAAAACAATTATCGCCCCAATGTCGTGTCACAAATGCTATTCTGAAAGGAACAGACATTGCTAGTGCTGTGGGCGGAATAGCTTCAGGAGGCGTGATGATAGCTGCTGCTTCACTTCCTGTAATTGCAGCTGCTCCTCTGGTGGTGCCGGCTGCTACAATAACAGGGGCTGCACTGGGAGTGTATTCACTTGGACGAAGTGTTTTTGGTCTCTACGATCGGCATAAACACCGCGAG agtttaaattttttcgagtCGTCTGAAGCCCGAGGAGCGTACATTAACATTGTTGCTGGGGCTTTGGGGTTTGCTGGAGCGGGAGCCAACATGGTTGTATCTAAATTGGCCGCACAAGGATTTAACATTGGAAGA GGTGCTACTGCTACTGTTAACACGATCAATATCGTTAATCTTGGAGTTGGCGGTGCTGGAATTGCCAATTCCAGTTACGAAGTTCTGAAGAACTGGGTGTCCGAAAACGAAAAACCATCTCTCTTGACTATAGTTCAATTGAGCTCTTCTATTCTTTTCTTCGGACATgctgtttacaattttaagtCTGTTGGTACCATTGTTGAGGAAGCTCAAGCCAACACACTGAAAGATTTTCAAGAGTCTCTAAGAAGTAATAGACAcagaaaaacatttaataaacttttgaAAGAAACGATTCGCCAAAACGAAGGAAACGTCCAAAAAGGCCAAGCTGAAGTAATATCGACGATAAGGAATATAAAGAACAAGGATGATGTGTTTGCCACTTTAACGCGTACCAACAAGGCAATGCACAGGAATAAGGTTAGATTCTCTGCAGTTAATGGAGAAATTTCGTTAAATGGTGTGCCTGTCGACATGACAGCGTTTGCCAAAATGGAAAAGAACGAAGtcattacatttttaaccAGTCTACCAAATACACCAAACCCCACAACCGCCGACATTCGCAATATGAGTGTAACGATTCGTAACTCTTTTTACGGTATAAATGCTTCTCAAGTAGGTGCATTAGCTGTTGGTTTAGTCAAACTTTTTGGTTCATCGGATTTAACCATACAGGAGAAAATTATCAGTGCTGTATCTGAACTGGTCAAATTCTTGCTAACACAAGTCGGTATCATGGACGAACTCGATCGAATATTTTCCACCGTGGATAAATACTTTCGCTTAATTAATATGGTAAATAGATATTTCCAATCACTGATAAACGTAGTCGAGGAGAAATATCAAATGTGGTTGAAAACGCGAGACCCGGACTTAGAAGAACCTTACTTCCTTCGATTATCTCTAGATTGCGCTAAAAGGGCGGCTGAATTGTTCAATTTAGTATCTGAAGCTTATTTCACAGGGACTAAGCTTAACGCGTTTGGTCTCAAAAAACTACAGGAATATTTTGTCACTTGGTTCACCAACCAGGTTTACTCGTATGAAGAGAGACAGCACAGAAGAGTTCAAAGAAGACAACATAGTCAGCAACCGAGAACAAGAAAACATTGTCCCGATTGCGGGGGATATTTTTACCAATTATCATTGATTTAG
- the LOC103313130 gene encoding uncharacterized protein LOC103313130: MNGETTDILFHIIYQEQECTLELFKYDTVGDLKNEIFRYFGLAPYKQVIECWYKIPENDSNTLLSCCIEKDVNVLVVYNIENVFQNTSTSQGNNERFEPTEVTVNETQAILSFVQYFSTRFSNRGITFHICCLEEALNQAFQKEQVVLLYLHNKSENFSNFFCEQLVKPDVQEALSNVFLLCWDIEKDEYTETLIKVLHSRHELKSFDRFITNKISVTIVIIPEENSLQVLSVLKEGMSPLSFLTTLQQAQKMLPSDNDHLNENQRSKFGSKEYQQMMLDMLGDRDYDSFDYYEHEFLKEKIAYAIYGPPETEEGYSADKHKKIDFLFDLIIKQSNLITKWKDRVIISFIYVCIEPLPKEKQKRAKKFENYDPDCDLTPFPLFILRKCKLSNNPCRVIIDDVGRVYHSWNDYLSENKLPKCEMIFPKDGRYKSDESGNVILEKQLSPQCRVTNAILKGTDIASAVGGIASGGVMIAAASLPVIAAAPLVVPAATITGAALGVYSLGRSVFGLYDRHKHRESLNFFESSEARGAYINIVAGALGFAGAGANMVVSKLAAQGFNIGRGATATVNTINIVNLGVGGAGIANSSYEVLKNWVSENEKPSLLTIVQLSSSILFFGHAVYNFKSVGTIVEEAQANTLKDFQESLRSNRHRKTFNKLLKETIRQNEGNVQKGQAEVISTIRNIKNKDDVFATLTRTNKAMHRNKVRFSAVNGEISLNGVPVDMTAFAKMEKNEVITFLTSLPNTPNPTTADIRNMSVTIRNSFYGINASQVGALAVGLVKLFGSSDLTIQEKIISAVSELVKFLLTQVGIMDELDRIFSTVDKYFRLINMVNRYFQSLINVVEEKYQMWLKTRDPDLEEPYFLRLSLDCAKRAAELFNLVSEAYFTGTKLNAFGLKKLQEYFVTWFTNQVYSYEERQHRRVQRRQHSQQPRTRKHCPDCGGYFYQLSLI, encoded by the exons ATGAACGGTGAAAcaacagacattttatttcatattatCTATCAGGAACAAGAGTGTACTTTAGAGCTATTTAAATATGATACTGTGG gagatttaaaaaatgaaatatttagaTATTTCGGATTAGCGCCCTATAAACAGGTTATTGAATGTTGGTATAAAATTCCTGAAAATGATTCCAACACTCTGTTGAGTTGCTGCATTGAAAAAGACGTCAATGTTTTAGTGGTATACAACATcgaaaatgtttttcaaaacaCCAGTACCTCACAGG GAAATAATGAACGGTTTGAACCCACCGAAGTTACAGTAAACGAAACACAAGCAATCTTAAGTTTTGTTCAATATTTCTCAACCAGATTTTCTAACAGAGGTATAACTTTTCATATATGTTGTCTGGAAGAAGCTCTCAACCAAGCTTTTCAAAAG GAACAAGTAGTACTTTTATATTTGCACAATAAAAGcgaaaatttttcgaattttttttgcgaacaACTGGTCAAACCTGACGTTCAAGAGGCGTTAAGTAACGTCTTTTTATTATGCTGGGATATTGAAAAGGATGAGTACACTGAAACTCTAATTAAGGTTCTGCACAGCCGACATgagttgaaaagtttcgatcgttttattacaaataagATCTCTGTTACGATTGTAATAATCCCCGAAGAAAATTCGTTACAAGTATTAAGTGTTTTGAAGGAAGGCATGTCTCCGTTAAGTTTTTTGACGACATTGCAGCAAGCCCAAAAAATGCTCCCAAGCGATAACGATCACTTAAATGAGAACCAGAGATCTAAATTTGGTTCTAAGGAATATCAACAGATGATGCTAGACATGCTTGGGGATCGAGATTACGATAGTTTTGACTATTATGAGcacgaatttttaaaagaaaaaattgcgTATGCTATATATGGTCCTCCAGAAACAGAAGAGGGATACAGCGCggacaaacacaaaaaaatcgattttttgttcgacttaataataaaacaaagca ATTTAATTACGAAATGGAAAGACCGCGTTATCATATCCTTTATCTACGTTTGCATCGAACCACTcccaaaagaaaaacaaaagcgagctaaaaaattcgaaaattacgACCCTGACTGTGACTTGACTCCTTTTCCCCTTTTCATACTGAGAAAATGCAAACTCAGCAATAATCCTTGCCGGGTCATTATTGACGACGTTGGTCGTGTGTACCACTCTTGGAATGATTATCTAAGTGAAAATAAGCTCCCTAAGTGTGAAATGATTTTCCCAAAAGATGGACGGTATAAAAGCGATGAAAGTGGAAACGTGATTCTAGAAAAACAATTATCGCCCCAATGTCGTGTCACAAATGCTATTCTGAAAGGAACAGACATTGCTAGTGCTGTGGGCGGAATAGCTTCAGGAGGCGTGATGATAGCTGCTGCTTCACTTCCTGTAATTGCAGCTGCTCCTCTGGTGGTGCCGGCTGCTACAATAACAGGGGCTGCACTGGGAGTGTATTCACTTGGACGAAGTGTTTTTGGTCTCTACGATCGGCATAAACACCGCGAG agtttaaattttttcgagtCGTCTGAAGCCCGAGGAGCGTACATTAACATTGTTGCTGGGGCTTTGGGGTTTGCTGGAGCGGGAGCCAACATGGTTGTATCTAAATTGGCCGCACAAGGATTTAACATTGGAAGA GGTGCTACTGCTACTGTTAACACGATCAATATCGTTAATCTTGGAGTTGGCGGTGCTGGAATTGCCAATTCCAGTTACGAAGTTCTGAAGAACTGGGTGTCCGAAAACGAAAAACCATCTCTCTTGACTATAGTTCAATTGAGCTCTTCTATTCTTTTCTTCGGACATgctgtttacaattttaagtCTGTTGGTACCATTGTTGAGGAAGCTCAAGCCAACACACTGAAAGATTTTCAAGAGTCTCTAAGAAGTAATAGACAcagaaaaacatttaataaacttttgaAAGAAACGATTCGCCAAAACGAAGGAAACGTCCAAAAAGGCCAAGCTGAAGTAATATCGACGATAAGGAATATAAAGAACAAGGATGATGTGTTTGCCACTTTAACGCGTACCAACAAGGCAATGCACAGGAATAAGGTTAGATTCTCTGCAGTTAATGGAGAAATTTCGTTAAATGGTGTGCCTGTCGACATGACAGCGTTTGCCAAAATGGAAAAGAACGAAGtcattacatttttaaccAGTCTACCAAATACACCAAACCCCACAACCGCCGACATTCGCAATATGAGTGTAACGATTCGTAACTCTTTTTACGGTATAAATGCTTCTCAAGTAGGTGCATTAGCTGTTGGTTTAGTCAAACTTTTTGGTTCATCGGATTTAACCATACAGGAGAAAATTATCAGTGCTGTATCTGAACTGGTCAAATTCTTGCTAACACAAGTCGGTATCATGGACGAACTCGATCGAATATTTTCCACCGTGGATAAATACTTTCGCTTAATTAATATGGTAAATAGATATTTCCAATCACTGATAAACGTAGTCGAGGAGAAATATCAAATGTGGTTGAAAACGCGAGACCCGGACTTAGAAGAACCTTACTTCCTTCGATTATCTCTAGATTGCGCTAAAAGGGCGGCTGAATTGTTCAATTTAGTATCTGAAGCTTATTTCACAGGGACTAAGCTTAACGCGTTTGGTCTCAAAAAACTACAGGAATATTTTGTCACTTGGTTCACCAACCAGGTTTACTCGTATGAAGAGAGACAGCACAGAAGAGTTCAAAGAAGACAACATAGTCAGCAACCGAGAACAAGAAAACATTGTCCCGATTGCGGGGGATATTTTTACCAATTATCATTGATTTAG